A part of Synechococcales cyanobacterium T60_A2020_003 genomic DNA contains:
- the trxA gene encoding thioredoxin has translation MTTKKRFSNFQDMLADSELPVLVDFYAPWCGPCQMMAKILEQVNSKMSQRMRVVKINTDVYPAIATQYGIEALPTLVLFKNGEPVERIEGVVVADQLVQHLSTLV, from the coding sequence ATGACAACCAAAAAGCGGTTTAGCAACTTTCAGGACATGCTGGCGGATTCTGAACTGCCAGTGTTAGTCGATTTTTATGCGCCTTGGTGTGGCCCCTGCCAGATGATGGCTAAGATTCTCGAACAGGTGAATTCGAAAATGAGCCAGCGGATGCGAGTCGTCAAAATTAACACAGATGTATATCCGGCGATCGCCACTCAATACGGCATTGAAGCGTTACCGACGCTAGTTTTATTTAAGAATGGAGAACCTGTTGAGCGCATTGAAGGTGTTGTGGTTGCGGATCAACTGGTTCAACACCTCAGCACGCTGGTGTAA